GGCCCGGGCTTCATCACCACGATGCCCATCAGGCCTCCACAAACCGCACGGAATCGCCGGGCCGGATCAGCGCCGGTTCAGCCTGTGACGCGTCCCAGAGTGCCGCCGTAGTGGTTCCGATGATCTGCCAGCCGCCGGGCGAGGACCGGGGATAGACTCCGCTGAATTCGCCGGCAAGCCCCACTGCTCCGGCCGGAACCGAGGTGCGGGGTGTGTTGCGCCGGGGCACACGCAGCCGTTCGTGGTCCGTGACGAGATAAACGAAGCCCGGCGCGAACCCCGCAAACGCGGCAGTCCACAGTGAACCGGTGTGGAGCTTCACCACCGCAGCCTCGCCAAGCCCCAGGTACTGCGCCACTTCGGCGAGGTCGGGCCCGCCGTAGCTGACAACCAAGCTCACTTCACGCCCGGAAACTTCAGCGCTCCCGGTGGGAAGGGCACCCTTGGAGGAGACGCCGTGCAGCCAGTCAAGAACGTCCGACGGCGCGATCGCCTCGGGGTCGAAGCTCACCAGAACTGTCCGCGCAGCAGGCACGACGTCGATGACCCCGGATGGCAGGCTGCCTCCGGCTGCCGATGCGGCCGAAGGTACAGGCCCGTTCAGGCCGCGATAGTAGGCCACCACGGCGGCCAGATCAGGGAACTCCAGCAGAAAGGCGCTGTCCCCGCAGGGCAATACCGTCAGTGGCAGAACTGACGGCCGCCCATGGTCCGGCCGCCCGGGAGTCGGAGGGTCAGGAGTCAGCGGCTCAGGCGAATGACTCAAGCTCCACGCCCGCTTCTTCAAGGCCGGCGCGGACGGCGACCGCCATGCCAACAGCTCCGGGAGTATCGCCGTGGATGCACAGGGAGTCGGGCCGGACCTGCACAACAGTCCCGTCCACGGCCGCTACCTCGCCCTTCACGGCAAGGCGGACTGCCCGCTCAACGATCGCGCCGACGTCGTGCAGTACTGCACCTTCCTGCGAGCGCGGCACCAGGGTGCCGTCCGGCAGATACGCGCGGTCGATAAAGGCCTCCACGAAGACCGGGTGGCCGGCTTCCTTGGCCTGCTCCAGCAGCACCGAGCCGGGCAGCCCCAGGATCGGCAGGCCCGGATCGTACGCCTGGATGGCGGCGACAACGGCCGATGCCTGCTCGGCGTCATGCACCAGCCGGTTGTAGAGGGCGCCGTGCGGCTTGACGTAGTCCACCGAGGCGCCCACCGCATGGGCCACGCCGTCCAGGGCACCGAGCTGGTAGAGGACGTCGCCGAACAGTTCATCGAAGGACATGTCCATGGACCGGCGGCCGAATCCGGCAAGGTCGCGGTAGCCCACGTGCGCGCCCACGGTGACGTCGAGTTCGAAGGCCGCGCGGCAGCTGTCCAGCATGGTGACGGGATCGCCGCCGTGGAAGCCGCAGGCCACGTTTGCGCTGGTGACCAGCGGGAACATTGCGGCGTCGTCGCCCATGGTCCAGGAGCCGAACGACTCCCCCAGGTCAGCGTTGAGGTCCACTGTTGCCGCCTTCCAGCGTGAGGTTCTGCGGTTTGAAGTTGTCCGGCGCCGGG
This genomic interval from Micrococcaceae bacterium Sec5.7 contains the following:
- the pxpB gene encoding 5-oxoprolinase subunit PxpB yields the protein MPCGDSAFLLEFPDLAAVVAYYRGLNGPVPSAASAAGGSLPSGVIDVVPAARTVLVSFDPEAIAPSDVLDWLHGVSSKGALPTGSAEVSGREVSLVVSYGGPDLAEVAQYLGLGEAAVVKLHTGSLWTAAFAGFAPGFVYLVTDHERLRVPRRNTPRTSVPAGAVGLAGEFSGVYPRSSPGGWQIIGTTTAALWDASQAEPALIRPGDSVRFVEA
- a CDS encoding 5-oxoprolinase subunit PxpA, coding for MDLNADLGESFGSWTMGDDAAMFPLVTSANVACGFHGGDPVTMLDSCRAAFELDVTVGAHVGYRDLAGFGRRSMDMSFDELFGDVLYQLGALDGVAHAVGASVDYVKPHGALYNRLVHDAEQASAVVAAIQAYDPGLPILGLPGSVLLEQAKEAGHPVFVEAFIDRAYLPDGTLVPRSQEGAVLHDVGAIVERAVRLAVKGEVAAVDGTVVQVRPDSLCIHGDTPGAVGMAVAVRAGLEEAGVELESFA